The proteins below come from a single Elgaria multicarinata webbii isolate HBS135686 ecotype San Diego chromosome 11, rElgMul1.1.pri, whole genome shotgun sequence genomic window:
- the LOC134406803 gene encoding transcription initiation factor TFIID subunit 9-like, giving the protein MAAMEAGKMASPKSAPKDAQVMAQILKDMGITEYEPRVINQMLEFAYRYVTTILEDAKIYSSHAKKSSVDADDVRLAIQCRTDQAFTSPPPRDFLLDIARQKNQTPLPLIKPYSGPRLPPDRYCLTAPNYRLKSLQKKVSSSGGRITVPRLSVGAVTSRPSTPTLGTPSAQGMSVSAKVGTPVSLAGQRFTVQIPTSQTSVKSAPTTPTVQNVLINPSLIGSKNILITTNMVSSQSASGESNPLKRKHEEDDDYDNL; this is encoded by the exons ATGGCAGCGATGGAAGCAGGCAAAATGGCGTCTCCCAAGAGCGCCCCTAAAGATGCTCAG GTTATGGCCCAGATCCTGAAAGATATGGGGATAACTGAGTACGAGCCACGGGTTATAAACCAAATGCTGGAGTTTGCATATA GATACGTGACCACTATCTTGGAAGATGCTAAAATTTATTCCAGCCACGCGAAGAAGTCGAGCGTCGATGCAGACGACGTGAGGTTGGCTATCCAGTGCCGGACGGACCAGGCGttcacctctcctcctcccaGAGAT ttTTTGCTAGATATCGCAAGACAAAAGAACCAGACGCCGTTGCCGCTGATTAAACCCTACTCTGGGCCAAGGCTGCCACCAGATAGATACTGCCTCACAGCGCCAAATTACAGGCTGAAGTCTTTGCAGAAAAAG GTATCCTCCTCGGGTGGAAGGATCACCGTGCCGCGACTGAGCGTCGGCGCCGTCACCAGCAGGCCGAGCACGCCCACCCTAG GAACTCCTTCGGCACAAGGGATGTCTGTTTCGGCTAAAGTTGGGACTCCCGTGTCGCTGGCGGGCCAAAGGTTCACCGTGCAAATCCCCACATCTCAGACGTCGGTAAAATCAG ctcCAACCACCCCGACAGTTCAGAACGTCCTGATCAATCCCTCCCTCATTGGGTCCAAAAATATCCTCATCACCACCAATATGGTGTCCTCGCAGAGCGCCTCGGGCGAGTCGAACCCCTTGAAAAGGAAACACGAGGAAGATGATGACTACGACAACTTGTGA
- the LOC134406814 gene encoding histone H2A type 2-C-like, whose protein sequence is MSGRGKQGGKARAKAKTRSSRAGLQFPVGRVHRLLRKGNYAERVGAGAPVYMAAVLEYLTAEILELAGNAARDNKKTRIIPRHLQLAIRNDEELNKLLGKVTIAQGGVLPNIQAVLLPKKTESHKAKAK, encoded by the coding sequence ATGTCTGGTCGTGGAAAGCAGGGCGGCAAAGCCAGAGCCAAGGCGAAGACTCGCTCGTCCCGGGCAGGCCTGCAGTTCCCCGTGGGCCGCGTGCACCGCCTGCTGCGCAAAGGCAACTACGCCGAGCGCGTCGGGGCCGGGGCGCCCGTCTACATGGCGGCCGTGCTGGAGTACCTGACCGCCGAGATCCTGGAGCTGGCCGGCAACGCGGCGCGCGACAACAAGAAGACGCGCATCATCCCGCGGCATTTGCAACTCGCCATCCGCAACGACGAGGAGCTCAACAAGCTGCTGGGCAAAGTCACCATCGCCCAGGGCGGCGTCCTGCCCAACATCCAGGCCGTTCTGCTGCCCAAGAAGACCGAGAGCCACAAAGCCAAGGCCAAGTAA
- the LOC134406811 gene encoding histone H4, with product MSGRGKGGKGLGKGGAKRHRKVLRDNIQGITKPAIRRLARRGGVKRISGLIYEETRGVLKVFLENVIRDAVTYTEHAKRKTVTAMDVVYALKRQGRTLYGFGG from the coding sequence ATGTCTGGCCGTGGCAAGGGCGGTAAAGGCTTGGGTAAAGGAGGCGCTAAGAGACACCGGAAGGTGCTTCGTGATAACATTCAAGGCATCACTAAGCCTGCGATTCGCCGTCTGGCTCGCCGTGGTGGCGTGAAGCGTATTTCGGGGCTAATCTATGAAGAAACCCGAGGCGTGTTGAAGGTTTTTCTGGAGAACGTTATCCGCGATGCTGTAACTTACACCGAACACGCGAAGAGGAAGACCGTGACTGCCATGGACGTGGTCTATGCCCTGAAACGCCAAGGGCGCACTTTGTACGGCTTCGGCGGTTAA